A stretch of Campylobacter showae DNA encodes these proteins:
- a CDS encoding molybdopterin-dependent oxidoreductase yields the protein MKRRDFLKLGALAAASAQAKQFDAAAQAIFDEQMGLCANKFGAFYVKTIGGRVVGTEPFEGDAMPTVLNNALSDHIQNETRVKYPYVRKSFLADPSNPKPQLRGKEPFVRVSWDEAIKLSAKILKENFDKYGSQAIYGQLYQWGSLGKVGHSQRTAKRMLNALGGYVSELGGYSYGAATAFLPHVTGSIDPTHAPTRWEGVVKEAKTIVFWGTNPVVSNKIAIGVPMHNSYAYYEIMKEKFKKGEMKIYSVDVYRNETAEYFGAQYLAVRPCTDTAMLIGLCDYLYENGLYDKEFIERYTVGFDKFKEYFTGAKDGVKKDLKWASKICGVSEKELKNLADTLAKKDTLIVTGYSIQRQHHGEMAYWALITLAAMLGDIGKTGRGYVMNDQMHKNADISFVAPKLQAFNPAVNEKYIAPQGKLAKAKYHEIPNSRLIDAIMEPGKQIERNGKKYVMPRIRVMFNANGSTFTRHPGTNRAVEAMKKIEAIITTEPFWTSTAKLSDIVLPAALECERTDIEFANSTSEYLFAIKPLVKPAGESKSDFEIARLICAQWGDEYEQAFSEGKTELEWVREIYENAAKQAEGMGIAMPKFEEFWQKGYVKFDKIDEKKRYFTNYADFRADPEKNALKTPSGKIELYSEAVEKLGYPDCPPYATWMEPFEWLGGDVSKYPIAISGAHSKFRLHSQLNSSLIRNYAEIANREPALISPATAKARGIKTGDVVRIYNDRGEILCGALVSNTAQDNVVIVSEGAWYDPAVWGERSLCKHGNINVLTKDVPSSQLSQSNTAHTSMVQIEKFKGELPSVTAFDRPVTIEA from the coding sequence ATGAAAAGACGAGACTTTCTAAAACTAGGCGCGCTTGCGGCAGCTTCGGCGCAGGCAAAACAGTTTGACGCGGCGGCGCAGGCGATATTTGACGAGCAGATGGGGCTTTGCGCGAATAAATTCGGCGCGTTTTACGTGAAAACCATCGGTGGCAGAGTCGTGGGCACAGAGCCGTTTGAGGGCGACGCGATGCCAACGGTGCTAAACAACGCCCTAAGCGATCATATCCAAAACGAAACGCGCGTGAAATACCCCTACGTGCGCAAAAGCTTCCTCGCAGACCCGTCAAATCCAAAACCGCAGCTTCGCGGCAAAGAGCCCTTCGTGCGCGTTAGCTGGGACGAGGCGATAAAGCTAAGCGCCAAAATTTTAAAAGAAAACTTCGACAAATACGGCTCGCAGGCCATTTACGGACAGCTTTATCAGTGGGGTAGTCTCGGGAAGGTCGGCCACTCACAGCGCACTGCAAAGCGCATGCTAAACGCGCTAGGAGGCTACGTGAGCGAGCTTGGCGGCTACTCTTACGGCGCGGCGACGGCGTTTTTGCCTCACGTGACGGGCTCTATCGATCCGACGCACGCTCCGACGCGCTGGGAGGGCGTGGTAAAGGAGGCCAAAACGATCGTGTTTTGGGGGACAAATCCGGTCGTCTCAAACAAGATCGCTATCGGCGTTCCGATGCACAACTCCTACGCCTACTACGAGATTATGAAAGAGAAATTTAAAAAAGGCGAGATGAAAATTTACAGCGTCGACGTCTACCGCAACGAAACGGCGGAGTATTTCGGCGCGCAGTATCTCGCCGTGCGCCCTTGCACCGATACGGCGATGCTGATCGGGCTTTGCGATTATCTTTACGAAAACGGCCTTTACGACAAGGAATTTATCGAGCGCTACACGGTCGGGTTCGATAAATTTAAAGAGTATTTCACTGGCGCGAAAGATGGCGTGAAAAAGGATTTAAAATGGGCGAGTAAAATTTGCGGCGTGAGCGAAAAAGAACTAAAAAATCTAGCGGATACCCTGGCTAAAAAAGACACGCTCATCGTCACGGGCTACTCTATCCAGCGTCAGCACCACGGCGAGATGGCGTACTGGGCGCTGATAACTCTAGCTGCGATGCTAGGCGACATCGGCAAGACGGGACGCGGCTACGTGATGAACGATCAGATGCATAAAAACGCCGATATCAGCTTCGTCGCGCCAAAGCTTCAGGCTTTTAACCCGGCGGTAAACGAAAAATACATCGCCCCGCAAGGCAAGCTAGCCAAGGCCAAATACCACGAGATACCAAACAGCAGGCTCATAGACGCGATTATGGAGCCTGGCAAGCAGATCGAGCGCAACGGCAAAAAGTACGTCATGCCGCGCATTCGCGTGATGTTTAACGCCAACGGCTCGACCTTCACCCGCCACCCGGGCACCAACCGCGCGGTCGAAGCGATGAAAAAGATCGAAGCGATCATCACCACGGAACCGTTTTGGACGAGTACGGCAAAGCTCAGCGACATCGTGCTGCCAGCTGCTCTTGAGTGCGAGCGCACGGATATTGAGTTTGCAAACTCCACTAGCGAATACCTTTTTGCGATTAAACCGCTAGTAAAGCCTGCGGGCGAGAGTAAGAGCGACTTTGAGATCGCGCGGCTCATCTGCGCACAGTGGGGCGACGAGTACGAGCAGGCCTTTAGCGAGGGTAAAACGGAGCTTGAGTGGGTGCGCGAGATCTACGAAAACGCCGCCAAGCAAGCCGAAGGCATGGGCATAGCGATGCCGAAATTTGAGGAGTTTTGGCAAAAGGGCTACGTCAAATTTGATAAGATCGACGAGAAAAAGCGCTACTTTACAAACTACGCGGACTTCCGCGCCGATCCAGAGAAAAACGCTCTAAAAACGCCGTCTGGCAAGATCGAGCTCTACTCCGAAGCGGTCGAAAAGCTAGGCTATCCCGACTGCCCGCCGTACGCGACGTGGATGGAGCCGTTTGAGTGGCTGGGCGGCGACGTGAGCAAGTACCCTATCGCCATCAGTGGCGCGCACTCTAAATTTAGGCTCCACTCGCAGCTAAACAGCTCGCTCATCCGCAACTACGCCGAGATCGCAAACCGCGAACCAGCACTCATCAGCCCCGCCACGGCAAAGGCGCGCGGCATAAAAACGGGCGACGTGGTGAGGATATACAACGACCGAGGCGAGATACTCTGCGGCGCGCTGGTGAGCAACACCGCGCAAGATAACGTCGTGATCGTAAGCGAGGGCGCGTGGTACGACCCGGCCGTCTGGGGCGAGCGTAGCCTATGCAAACACGGCAACATAAACGTGCTAACCAAAGACGTGCCTAGCTCGCAGCTCTCGCAAAGCAACACCGCGCACACGAGCATGGTGCAGATCGAGAAATTTAAAGGCGAACTGCCGAGCGTAACGGCGTTTGATAGACCTGTGACGATAGAGGCTTAG